One genomic segment of Calonectris borealis chromosome 18, bCalBor7.hap1.2, whole genome shotgun sequence includes these proteins:
- the CORO1C gene encoding coronin-1C isoform X2 has translation MVWQIPENGLTLSLTEPVVVLEGHSKRVGIVAWHPTARNVLLSAGCDNAIIIWNVGTGEALINLDDMHVDMIYNVSWNRNGSLICTASKDKKVRVIDPRKQEIVAEKEKTHEGARPMRAIFLADGNIFTTGFSRMSERQLALWNPKNMEEPIALHEMDTSNGVLLPFYDPDTNIIYLCGKGDSSIRYFEITDESPYVHYLNTFSSKEPQRGMGFMPKRGLDVNKCEIARFFKLHERKCEPIIMTVPRKSDLFQDDLYPDTAGPEAALEAEEWFEGKNADPLLISLKHGYIPGKNRDLKVVKKNILDNKPAANKKSDLINAPKKAADASNTQNEAKLDEILKELKSIKDTITNQDERISKLEQQMAKIAD, from the exons ATG gTGTGGCAGATTCCCGAGAACGGCCTCACCCTGTCCCTGACAGAGCCGGTGGTAGTGTTAGAAGGCCATTCCAAGAGAGTCGGCATTGTGGCTTGGCATCCGACGGCACGCAACGTGCTGCTCAGCGCAG GTTGTGATAATGCAATCATCATCTGGAATGTGGGAACAGGTGAAGCCCTTATAAACTTGGATGACATGCATGTGGATATGATTTACAATGTGAGCTGGAATCGCAATGGCAGCCTAATCTGTACAGCTTCCAAAGACAAAAAAGTTCGAGTTATTGACCCCAGGAAACAAGAAATTGTTGCT gagaaggagaagacccACGAGGGAGCCCGGCCCATGCGAGCCATTTTCCTCGCTGATGGAAACATCTTCACAACTGGCTTCAGCCGCATGAGTGAAAGGCAGCTTGCCCTTTGGAATCCA aaaaacatgGAGGAGCCAATAGCCCTTCATGAGATGGACACCAGCAATGGGGTCCTGCTGCCGTTCTACGATCCAGATACCAACATTATTTACTTGTGTGGCAAG GGTGACAGCAGCATTCGCTACTTTGAGATCACGGACGAATCCCCCTATGTTCACTACCTCAACACCTTCAGCAGCAAAGAGCCGCAGAGGGGCATGGGGTTCATGCCAAAGAGGGGCCTCGATGTGAACAAGTGTGAGATTGCCAG gttCTTCAAGCTTCACGAGAGGAAGTGTGAGCCCATCATCATGACAGTTCCTCGAAAG TCGGACCTCTTCCAGGATGACCTGTACCCTGATACAGCTGGCCCAGAAGCGGCTCTGGAAGCAGAGGAGTGGTTTGAGGGGAAGAATGCCGATCCCCTTCTCATCTCCTTGAAGCATGGGTACATTCCGGGCAAGAACAGGGATCTCAAGGTGGTCAAGAAGAACATACTGGACAACAAGCCTGCCGCAAACAAAAAAAGTGATCTCATAAATGCTCCAAAGAAAGCAGCTGATGCCTCAAACACT CAAAACGAAGCCAAATTGGATGAGATTTTGAAAGAGCTGAAATCTATAAAAGACACGATCACCAACCAAGATGAGCGCATTTCCAAGCTGGAGCAGCAGATGGCAAAGATCGCGGACTGA
- the SELPLG gene encoding P-selectin glycoprotein ligand 1, with the protein MPPGAAARGPAASPGRGPMAPGWAVLVMLVLVLVLSTLRACGNVPLPEPGQHRGVQWVWGAAGQAQAESLLLSRRKRADGGQQPSATAATPGHGHAATATPSSNDTDSPEPDLLLGSAPPAEPGTDASLHRAFVVPTTADPLDETDSPDPDLLLGSAPPPAPSTNASLHRALVVPTTADPLDETDSPDPDLLLGSAPPPAPSTNASLHRALAVPTTADPLDETDSPDPDLLLGSAPPPEPGTRAAPQNSITTIPTRFTSLGEEGTVAGGTDSSSSAGLRSAAPPALGPTTTGHRKVKKAGASPAPTRSAPWAVTPGGTAVPVPWDPSGVMGKCLLAILLLALVAATFMVCTGVLGALLWRRARTAHRRLSHTEMVCISSLLPDGEVATNGPKAGPARRPKLLLDGEADGDNLTLSSFLPEHS; encoded by the exons ATGCCTCCCGGCGCTGCAGCTCGGGGTCCCGCGGCGTCCCCCGGCAGAG GTCCCATGGCGCCGGGCTGGGCCGTACTGGtgatgctggtgctggtgctggtgctgagcaccctgcGGGCGTGCGGGAACGTGCCGCTGCCGGAGCCGGGGCAGCACCGCGGCGTGCAGTGGGTCTGGGGGGCGGCCGGGCAGGCGCAGGCTgagtccctgctgctctcccgcAGGAAGAGGGCCGACGGCGGGCAGCAGCCCAGCGCCACCGCCGCCACGCCGGGGCATGGCCACGCTGCCACCGCGACGCCCAGCAGCAACGACACCGATTCCCCCGAGCCCGAcctgctgctgggctctgcacCGCCGGCAGAGCCTGGCACCGATGCCAGCCTGCACCGGGCGTTTGTGGTGCCCACCACAGCCGATCCCCTGGACGAGACCGATTCCCCCGACCCCGAcctgctgctgggctctgcaccaccgccagcacccagcaccaacgCCAGCCTGCACCGGGCGCTTGTGGTGCCCACCACAGCCGATCCCCTGGACGAGACCGATTCCCCCGATCCTGAtctgctgctgggctctgcaccaccgccagcacccagcaccaacgCCAGCCTGCACCGGGCGCTCGCGGTGCCCACCACAGCTGATCCCCTGGACGAGACCGATTCCCCTGATCCCGACCTGCTGCTGGGCTCtgcgccgccgccggagcccggCACACGGGCAGCACCCCAAAACAGCATCACCACCATCCCCACCCGGTTCACGTCGCTCGGCGAGGAGGGGACGGTGGCCGGCGGCACGGACAGCAGCTCCTCCGCGGGGCTGCGCTCggcggcccccccagcccttgGGCCCACCACCACGGGTCACAGGAAAGTCAAGAAAGCCGGAGCTTCCCCCGCGCCGACTCGTTCAGCCCCTTGGGCCGTGACGCCCGGGGGGACCGCGGTGCCGGTCCCCTGGGACCCCAGCGGGGTGATGGGCAAGTGCCTGCTGGCCATCCTGCTGCTGGCGCTGGTGGCCGCCACCTTCATGGTGTGcacgggggtgctgggtgccctgcTCTGGCGGCGGGCGCGGACGGCACACCGCCGGCTCAGCCACACCGAGATGGTCTgcatctcctccctgctgcccgaCGGCGAGGTGGCCACCAACGGCCCCaaggccggcccggcccggcggccgaAGCTGCTGCTCGACGGCGAGGCCGACGGTGACAACCTGACTCTCAGCAGCTTCCTGCCAGAGCACTCCTGA
- the TMEM119 gene encoding LOW QUALITY PROTEIN: transmembrane protein 119 (The sequence of the model RefSeq protein was modified relative to this genomic sequence to represent the inferred CDS: deleted 2 bases in 1 codon): MTGAPHFAGKARGREAPPAGFGLGGGWGLPAPRRPPVLPPQISPNENKLEEEEKEEKEEKEKEEAPSQQAAERGTRRRGVRDRPRSRLPPADAVAAGEEIQPGRRARAPGEMAVRPAMGAWRLLLLLLAVAPARSAAPRHAAVLPDGGGSGDGEEVSAAPPVHRVTPGTGPTVGDAVGTTVTNSSAPGGVLDGLVDFFKEYMLLVVVVGSLSFVLLFIICAAVIVRQKHKASAYYPSSFPKKKYVDERDKAGGARAFSEVPEKAPDPGAEEPLDCSRQLQADILAAAQNLKSPPKAPLANGARGEQKPPPEEEEEEEEGSKKLGDEQSAEPPPQNPGAEEAAGAMGAGSEAAPDMPQDGPPAPPGI, translated from the exons ATGACGGGGGCTCCCCACTTTGCTGGCAAGGCAAGAGGCCGGGAAGCCCCCCCAGCTGGGtttgggctgggagggggctgggggctgcctgcccctCGCCGGCCTCCCGTGCTCCCTCCCCAAATCAGCCCTAATGAGAACAAGCTG gaggaggaggagaaggaggagaaggaggagaaggagaaggaggaggctccatcccagcaggcagcagaaaGGGGCACGAGGAGGCGAGGTGTGCGGGACAGACCCCGT tcccggctccctcccgccGACGCGGTGGCTGCAGGTGAG GAAATTCAGCCGG GCCGCCGTGCACGAGCCCCAGGGGAGATGGCGGTGCGGCCGGCGATGGGCGcgtggcggctgctgctgctgctgttggcagtggCCCCGGCGCGCTCGGCAGCACCCCGGCACGCCGCGGTGCTGCCCgacggcgggggcagcggggacggTGAGGAGGTCTCGGCCGCGCCGCCCGTTCACCGCGTGACGCCGGGGACCGGCCCGACAGTGGGGGACGCGGTGGGGACAACAGTCACCAACAGCTCGGCGCCGGGCGGCGTGCTGGACGGGCTGGTGGACTTCTTCAAGGAGTacatgctgctggtggtggtggtgggctcGCTGTCCTTCgtcctcctcttcatcatctgcgcCGCTGTCATCGTCCGGCAGAAGCACAAGGCGTCCGCCTACtacccctcctccttccccaagaAGAAGTACGTGGACGAGCGGGACaaggcggggggggcccgggctTTCAGCGAGGTGCCCGAGAAAGCCCCCGACCCCGGCGCCGAGGAGCCCCTCGACTGCAGccggcagctgcaggcagacatCCTCGCCGCTGCCCAGAACCTCAAATCCCCCCCCAAGGCCCCGCTGGCCaacggggcgcggggggagcagAAACCACCtcccgaggaagaggaggaggaggaggaaggaagcaaaaagttGGGCGATGAGCAATCCGCCGagccccctccccaaaatccaGGCGCTGAGGAAGCGGCGGGCGCAATGGGAGCGGGGAGTGAGGCGGCCCCCGATATGCCCCAGgacggccccccggccccccctggcATCTAG
- the ISCU gene encoding iron-sulfur cluster assembly enzyme ISCU — MAALRVAGAALLRPGRGEAVARLGYHKKVVDHYENPRNVGSLDRNAKNVGTGLVGAPACGDVMKLQVEVDDNGRIVDARFKTFGCGSAIASSSLATEWVKGKTVDEALKIKNTDIAKELCLPPVKLHCSMLAEDAIKAALADYKLKQDPNKEESEKKANNA, encoded by the exons ATGGCGGCGCTGAGGGTGGCAGGGGCGGCGCTGCTGCGGCCCGGGCGCGGGGAGGCGGTGGCCAGGCTGGGCTACCACAAGAAG GTGGTGGATCACTACGAGAACCCGCGCAACGTCGGCTCCCTCGACCGCAACGCCAAGAACGTGGGCACCGGCCTGGTGGGCGCCCCGGCCTGCGGGGACGTCATGAAGCTGCAG GTGGAAGTGGATGACAACGGGAGGATCGTGGATGCCCGTTTCAAAACCTTCGGCTGCGGATCGGCGATCGCATCGAGTTCGCTGGCGACGGAGTGGGTCAAAGGGAAAACG GTTGACGAAGCGTTGAAAATCAAGAACACGGATATCGCTAAAgagctctgccttcctccagTCAAACTGCACTGCTCTA TGTTGGCTGAAGACGCAATCAAGGCTGCCTTGGCTGATTACAAGTTGAAGCAGGATCCAAACAAAGAAGAGTcggagaagaaagcaaacaatgcCTAA